The Gammaproteobacteria bacterium sequence GTATCTGGTGCGCTGAATGGATTGGGAACGGTTGGGATGATGAGCGGGATCGACCACTGGCTGCTGCCGGAAGGCGTCGGTGAGATGCTGCCCGACGAGGCCTGGCGTCTGGAGGCGCTGCGGCGGCGGTTGTTGGACGTCTATCGCACCTGGGGTTACGGCCTGATCATCCCACCGCTGGTCGAGTATCTGACATCGCTGCTGACCGGCGCGGGCCACGATCTGGACCTGCAGACCTTCAAGCTGACCGATCAGTTGAGTGGCCGGCTGCTGGGGGTGCGCGCCGATATGACGCCGCAGGCGGCGCGTATCGACGCCCATGCGCTCAAACGCGATGAGCCGGTGCGCCTGTGCTATCTCGGCAGCGTACTGCATGCGCTGCCGAACGGTTTCGCCGGATCGCGCAGCCCGTTGCAGGTCGGCTGCGAACTGTTCGGTCATGCGGGCATCGAGAGCGATCTGGAGATCCTCAATCTGATGCTGGAGACGCTGACGGTGACTGGCCTGCAGGTGCATCTGGACCTCGGGCACGTCGGCATCTTCCGCGCCCTGGCGCTTGGCGCCGGGCTGACGGCGGAGCAGGAGGCCGATCTCTTCGATGTACTACAGCGCAAGGCGCTGCCGGAGATCGAACCGCTGCTGGTATCCTTCGGTGCCGCGTCGGAATGGCGTGAACGCCTGGCGCGGCTCGCCTCTCTGCATGGCGGGGCCGAAGTGTTGGAACAGGCGCAAACGGTGCTGACCGGTGCCGGCGACGCAGTGGCGGCGGCACTCGACAACCTCGTCGCCATTGCGGCGCGGGTGCAGGCCCGCTGGCCACAGCTCCCCTTGCACTTCGATCTCGCGGAACTGCGCGGGTATGGGTACCACACCGGCGTGGTGTTCGCCGCCTTTACGCCGGGCAGCGGACAGGAGATCGCCCGCGGCGGGCGTTACGACAGCATCGGCGCAGTGTTCGGGCGGGCGCGTCCGGCGACGGGTTTTTCGGCGGACCTGCGCACGCTGATGGCACTGTCGCCGGCGACCGGCGAGGCGCCGCGCGGCGCGGTATTTGCGCCGGCCTCGGACGCCTCCGCCCTGGTCGACGCGATCGCCGAGCTGCGTGCGGCCGGCGAGTGCGTCATCGCCGCGCTGCCCGGTCAGACCGGCGGCGCGCACGCGATGGGCTGCGACCGCGAACTGGTGGAGCAGGGTGGTGCTTGGGTCGTTGTGAATCTTTAACCACGAAGGGCACAAAGGATACGAAGTTGGTGAGCAAGTAAACAGCCGGTTCGTATCGGGCAGTGACAGTCCTGCAGATGTTCTGCTTCGGTAGTATTTGTTTGCTGCGTGTCCTTTGTGTCCTTCGTGGTGAAAACGGAACTGAAATCAGATAATCGCTGCATGTTGTAATGCATGCGCACGAGGATGGGAGTACGCAGGTCGATGGGCAAGAACGTGGTGGTAATCGGTACCCAGTGGGGTGACGAGGGCAAGGGCAAGGTGGTCGATCTGCTCACCGAGCGCGCCACAGCGGTCGTGCGTTTTCAGGGCGGTCACAACGCCGGGCACACGCTGGTGATCGACGGCAGGAAGACGGTGCTGCACCTGATCCCCTCGGGTA is a genomic window containing:
- a CDS encoding ATP phosphoribosyltransferase regulatory subunit → MSGIDHWLLPEGVGEMLPDEAWRLEALRRRLLDVYRTWGYGLIIPPLVEYLTSLLTGAGHDLDLQTFKLTDQLSGRLLGVRADMTPQAARIDAHALKRDEPVRLCYLGSVLHALPNGFAGSRSPLQVGCELFGHAGIESDLEILNLMLETLTVTGLQVHLDLGHVGIFRALALGAGLTAEQEADLFDVLQRKALPEIEPLLVSFGAASEWRERLARLASLHGGAEVLEQAQTVLTGAGDAVAAALDNLVAIAARVQARWPQLPLHFDLAELRGYGYHTGVVFAAFTPGSGQEIARGGRYDSIGAVFGRARPATGFSADLRTLMALSPATGEAPRGAVFAPASDASALVDAIAELRAAGECVIAALPGQTGGAHAMGCDRELVEQGGAWVVVNL